One genomic window of Thalassoroseus pseudoceratinae includes the following:
- a CDS encoding cytochrome C oxidase subunit IV family protein gives MLSGLHETEPATIKGKRLSTVIWASVTVLDSNTIMSHHFVEKKTYYAVFGALIFLLIITYGASLIDVGEFLNLTIALVIATIKAILILLFFMQVKYATPLRQCFAASGFMFLAILFTITFADYIHRGPWDDLPSPDSTQTSELGEHEAESKAESE, from the coding sequence ATGCTTTCGGGCCTCCACGAGACAGAACCAGCAACGATCAAAGGCAAACGGCTCTCGACGGTCATTTGGGCGTCCGTAACTGTTTTAGACAGCAATACCATCATGTCGCATCATTTTGTTGAGAAGAAAACCTACTACGCAGTCTTCGGGGCGTTGATCTTTTTGTTGATCATCACCTATGGAGCGTCGTTGATCGATGTTGGCGAGTTTCTCAACCTGACAATTGCGTTGGTCATCGCCACGATCAAAGCCATCTTGATCTTGCTGTTCTTCATGCAAGTCAAATACGCAACACCGCTTCGGCAATGCTTTGCGGCATCCGGATTCATGTTCCTGGCGATTCTGTTCACCATCACCTTTGCGGACTACATCCATCGTGGTCCGTGGGATGATCTCCCAAGCCCAGACAGTACTCAAACGAGCGAGCTTGGAGAACACGAAGCTGAGTCCAAGGCGGAATCGGAGTAG
- the ilvN gene encoding acetolactate synthase small subunit, with protein MRHVLSALVINQPGVLAHISGMLASRAFNIDSLAVGETENPEFSRITFVVNGDDRVLDQVRKQLEKIVTVVRVEDYSNDDYVERDLMLIKVQTTDGNRTQVKELTDIFRGRIVDVSPEHVVVELSGQEKKIEAFIDAMRSFGILELARTGRIAICRRKSITEGLDQEPGDGGQESVGSKQEAETV; from the coding sequence ATGCGACACGTTCTTAGCGCCCTGGTGATTAACCAGCCCGGTGTGCTGGCCCACATTTCCGGCATGCTGGCTTCGCGGGCGTTCAACATCGACAGTTTGGCCGTCGGCGAAACCGAAAACCCAGAGTTCAGCCGGATTACCTTTGTGGTCAATGGCGATGATCGCGTCCTCGACCAAGTACGTAAACAACTGGAAAAAATTGTCACAGTGGTTCGCGTCGAAGATTACTCGAACGACGATTATGTCGAACGGGATCTGATGTTGATCAAAGTGCAAACCACCGACGGCAACCGGACACAAGTCAAAGAACTGACCGACATCTTCCGCGGCCGCATTGTGGATGTCTCGCCCGAGCATGTTGTGGTCGAGCTGTCCGGTCAGGAAAAGAAGATCGAAGCCTTCATCGACGCGATGCGATCGTTTGGCATTCTCGAGCTTGCCCGCACCGGTCGCATTGCCATCTGTCGCCGAAAGTCCATCACCGAAGGACTGGATCAAGAACCAGGTGACGGTGGACAGGAATCAGTTGGCAGCAAGCAGGAAGCCGAGACCGTGTAG
- the coxB gene encoding cytochrome c oxidase subunit II translates to MESEFRLYPRQASSFAEKYDQLNWFLVSTSFFFVALICALIIFFAIKYRRRPNAVQPKLDGSKFVLLEIGWSIVPLVISMVMFGWGVVVFLEMERTPAEHEQFYTVGKQWMWKNQHPNGKQEINDLHIPVGETIEMKMISEDVIHSFFIPDFRIKQDVLPGRYTYVWFKPTRVGEYHLFCTEYCGTSHSEMIGTVHVMEAADYAEWLNEQTSEPADVAGKEVFEKYHCNNCHLHDGGGRGPSLVGILGKERILNGGRRIVADEEYIRESIFDPNEKIAAGHQAVMPTFANEVSEDEVLQLISYLESLEEKADQAAYDNKKPNE, encoded by the coding sequence ATGGAAAGCGAATTTCGGCTATACCCACGACAGGCATCGTCCTTCGCGGAGAAATACGATCAGTTGAACTGGTTCCTCGTTTCAACATCGTTTTTCTTTGTGGCGTTGATCTGCGCGTTGATCATCTTCTTTGCCATCAAATACCGACGCCGCCCGAACGCCGTACAACCGAAACTCGATGGCAGTAAGTTCGTGCTGCTTGAAATCGGTTGGTCGATTGTTCCGCTTGTGATTTCCATGGTCATGTTCGGCTGGGGTGTGGTCGTGTTCTTGGAAATGGAACGCACACCCGCGGAGCATGAGCAGTTCTACACTGTTGGCAAACAATGGATGTGGAAGAATCAGCACCCCAACGGGAAGCAGGAAATCAACGACCTGCACATTCCCGTGGGCGAAACAATTGAAATGAAGATGATTTCCGAGGATGTGATTCACAGCTTTTTCATCCCGGACTTTCGTATCAAACAAGACGTGCTGCCAGGCCGGTACACCTATGTTTGGTTCAAGCCGACGCGAGTCGGAGAGTATCACCTGTTCTGTACCGAGTATTGTGGCACGAGCCACTCCGAGATGATCGGCACGGTCCATGTGATGGAAGCCGCCGACTACGCCGAATGGCTCAATGAACAAACGAGTGAACCAGCCGATGTGGCCGGTAAAGAGGTGTTCGAGAAGTATCATTGCAACAACTGTCACCTGCATGATGGCGGTGGACGAGGTCCGTCGCTGGTGGGGATTCTCGGGAAAGAACGAATCCTAAACGGTGGTCGGCGAATTGTGGCCGATGAGGAATACATCCGGGAATCGATTTTCGACCCGAACGAAAAAATCGCCGCCGGTCATCAAGCCGTCATGCCGACGTTTGCGAATGAAGTCAGTGAAGATGAGGTCCTCCAATTGATTTCCTACTTGGAGTCACTCGAAGAAAAGGCTGACCAAGCCGCTTACGACAATAAGAAACCTAACGAGTAA
- the ilvC gene encoding ketol-acid reductoisomerase yields MAAKVYYEDDADLSLLKDKTIAILGYGSQGHAQAQNLRDSGLNVIVGQRKGSANYDLAVSHGFEPLPISEATAKGDLVNILLPDEVQGDLYKAEIKPNLSAGNLLLCSHGFNIHFGQVEPPEGVDAALVAPKGPGHLVRSEYEKGGGVPSLIALAEGASENSRQLALAYAKGIGGTRGGVIETTFAEETETDLFGEQVVLCGGVSALVKAAFEVLVEAGYQPEMAYFECMHELKLIVDLFYQGGLNYMRYSVSNTAEFGDYTRGPRIVTEETKAEMQKILSEIQQGQFAKEWILENRAGQAAFKASRRRDRDHEIEKVGKELRSMMTWIDSKEV; encoded by the coding sequence ATGGCTGCCAAAGTTTACTACGAAGACGACGCTGATCTTTCACTGCTTAAAGACAAAACGATTGCCATTCTCGGCTACGGTTCGCAAGGCCATGCCCAGGCTCAGAACCTGCGGGATAGTGGGTTGAATGTAATCGTAGGACAACGTAAAGGCAGTGCGAATTACGATTTGGCCGTCAGCCACGGTTTCGAGCCGCTGCCGATCAGCGAAGCCACCGCGAAGGGCGATTTGGTCAATATCCTGCTGCCGGATGAAGTCCAAGGCGACTTGTACAAAGCGGAAATCAAACCGAACCTGTCCGCCGGCAACTTGCTGCTGTGTTCGCACGGGTTCAACATTCACTTCGGCCAGGTCGAGCCGCCAGAAGGCGTGGACGCCGCTCTCGTGGCTCCCAAAGGACCGGGTCACCTCGTTCGTAGCGAATACGAAAAAGGTGGCGGCGTGCCGAGCTTGATCGCTCTCGCTGAAGGTGCGAGCGAAAACTCCCGTCAATTGGCCCTCGCATACGCCAAAGGCATCGGCGGCACACGCGGTGGTGTGATCGAAACCACCTTCGCCGAAGAAACCGAAACCGACCTGTTCGGTGAACAAGTTGTGCTCTGTGGTGGTGTGTCCGCTTTGGTGAAGGCGGCTTTCGAAGTTCTCGTCGAAGCTGGCTATCAGCCAGAGATGGCTTACTTCGAGTGCATGCACGAGCTGAAACTCATCGTCGACTTGTTCTACCAAGGCGGCTTAAACTACATGCGTTACTCGGTCAGCAACACGGCCGAATTCGGCGACTACACCCGCGGTCCTCGTATCGTCACCGAAGAAACCAAAGCCGAGATGCAGAAGATTCTTAGCGAAATTCAACAAGGTCAATTCGCCAAAGAATGGATCCTCGAGAACCGAGCCGGTCAAGCCGCGTTCAAAGCGTCTCGACGTCGCGACCGGGATCACGAGATCGAAAAAGTCGGCAAAGAACTCCGTAGCATGATGACCTGGATCGACTCCAAGGAAGTCTAA
- a CDS encoding SCO family protein: MNTPRLTLLLIAIALLFAAGKDASAESSILDPLSAASLEQRLGSQVPLDLQFTNSKGEKVQLADLMQNDRPVVLNLVYFECPMLCNMTMDGLLETLRAIDFEIGQDFDIITLSFDSREGPKLAAGKKKSVLKAYGKPEAGANWHFLTGEKDAIRTLTDSVGFQFQYDPLTKQYAHSAGLIVLTSEGIVSRYLQGVQYRDLRLSVVEASNGEVSTVTDNILLLCYQYDPASGKYGFAVLTAIRLGGIAMVIGLAGYVIYHLRREKRVPTNTVASE, translated from the coding sequence ATGAACACACCTCGTTTGACATTACTTCTGATCGCAATCGCTCTGCTCTTTGCAGCCGGGAAAGACGCATCGGCTGAATCGTCGATTCTCGATCCGCTATCGGCAGCAAGTTTGGAGCAACGGCTCGGTTCGCAAGTGCCGTTGGATCTTCAATTCACGAACTCCAAAGGTGAGAAAGTTCAACTGGCGGATTTGATGCAAAACGATCGCCCCGTCGTTTTGAACTTGGTGTACTTCGAATGCCCGATGTTGTGCAACATGACAATGGACGGGCTGCTCGAAACACTACGAGCCATCGACTTTGAGATTGGCCAAGACTTCGACATTATCACCTTGAGTTTCGATTCCCGTGAAGGGCCGAAGTTGGCCGCCGGCAAAAAGAAAAGCGTTTTGAAAGCGTATGGAAAACCGGAAGCGGGGGCGAATTGGCACTTCCTCACCGGAGAGAAAGACGCGATTCGCACGCTGACCGATTCCGTCGGGTTTCAGTTTCAATACGATCCGTTGACCAAACAGTATGCCCACTCGGCCGGACTAATTGTTCTGACGAGCGAAGGAATTGTCTCGCGGTATCTGCAAGGCGTTCAATATCGTGACTTGCGGTTGTCGGTTGTTGAGGCATCAAACGGTGAAGTCAGCACGGTCACGGATAACATCCTGCTGTTGTGCTATCAGTACGATCCTGCAAGTGGGAAGTATGGATTCGCCGTCCTCACTGCGATCCGATTGGGCGGAATCGCCATGGTGATCGGGCTGGCGGGATATGTGATTTATCATCTCCGCCGCGAGAAGCGAGTGCCGACCAATACGGTGGCGTCCGAGTAA
- a CDS encoding cytochrome c oxidase subunit 3 produces the protein MATETVSTDHDEHDPHVAHHFDDAEQQFEAANLGMWAFLTTEVMFFGGFFAGYAIYRSTYPLAFIEGSLHLSHGIGGILGFVNTLFLLCSSLTMVLAVHAAQTNNSRGAGKLIVITIILGTIFLGVKSFEYYEKFKHHLVPGPNFHLADDERLLLEHGEEELKAAQESGDEAAIEHAEAIVAHGKAVQPKHVRIFMAFYFGMTGLHALHMIIGIPILGIYAYKAFQNSYSSEYYTPVEMCGLYWHFVDIVWVFLYPLLYLIR, from the coding sequence GTGGCCACTGAGACTGTCTCGACTGATCATGACGAACACGACCCGCATGTCGCGCATCACTTCGACGACGCCGAACAGCAGTTCGAAGCCGCGAATCTTGGTATGTGGGCGTTCCTCACCACTGAAGTCATGTTCTTCGGCGGATTCTTCGCGGGATATGCCATCTATCGTTCAACGTACCCCTTGGCATTCATCGAGGGGAGCCTGCACCTCAGTCATGGCATTGGCGGAATCTTAGGATTCGTCAATACCCTGTTCTTGTTGTGTAGTAGTTTGACGATGGTGCTCGCGGTCCATGCCGCGCAGACGAACAACTCCCGAGGTGCTGGCAAGCTCATCGTGATCACGATCATTTTGGGCACGATCTTTCTCGGAGTGAAGAGTTTCGAGTACTACGAGAAGTTCAAGCATCACCTCGTTCCCGGTCCAAATTTCCACTTGGCGGACGACGAACGACTGCTACTGGAACATGGCGAAGAAGAACTCAAAGCCGCGCAAGAGTCGGGTGATGAAGCCGCGATCGAACATGCGGAAGCGATTGTCGCTCATGGCAAGGCTGTGCAGCCGAAGCACGTACGGATCTTCATGGCGTTTTACTTCGGCATGACCGGTTTACACGCATTGCACATGATCATCGGCATTCCGATTTTGGGCATCTACGCGTACAAGGCGTTTCAGAATTCCTACTCCTCGGAGTATTACACGCCGGTCGAAATGTGCGGGCTGTATTGGCACTTTGTGGATATCGTTTGGGTCTTCCTGTACCCGCTACTTTATCTCATTCGCTAG
- a CDS encoding DUF3341 domain-containing protein, with translation MATKWDPETYGLMAEFNEPEDLIAATRKAREHGYRWFESYSPFPVHGLSEAMGFRHTKLPLIVLTAGLLGGLGGFGLQYYLTVIEYPLNVGGRPLFSWPSFIPITFELTVLSAAFGAVLGMLGLNGLPRPHHPVFNISEFASASRDKFFLCLQSRDEKFQMQSSREFLESLEPAAIYEVPQ, from the coding sequence ATGGCCACTAAATGGGACCCTGAAACCTACGGGCTGATGGCGGAGTTCAACGAACCCGAAGATCTCATCGCCGCCACACGCAAGGCGCGAGAGCACGGGTATCGGTGGTTTGAATCGTACTCCCCGTTCCCCGTTCACGGTTTGTCGGAAGCTATGGGGTTTCGTCACACGAAACTTCCGTTGATTGTGCTAACGGCGGGTTTGCTCGGCGGATTGGGCGGATTCGGCTTGCAGTACTATTTGACGGTGATCGAGTACCCGCTCAACGTCGGGGGGCGGCCATTGTTTAGTTGGCCGTCGTTTATTCCGATCACGTTTGAACTGACTGTGCTTTCCGCAGCGTTTGGCGCGGTGTTGGGAATGCTCGGTTTGAACGGGCTGCCTCGACCGCATCACCCGGTGTTCAACATTTCCGAGTTTGCCAGCGCAAGCCGAGACAAGTTTTTCTTGTGTCTCCAATCCCGAGACGAGAAATTTCAAATGCAGTCGTCGCGGGAGTTCCTGGAAAGTTTGGAACCGGCGGCGATTTACGAAGTCCCTCAATAG
- a CDS encoding tRNA dihydrouridine synthase, translating into MSGIIGDAKHAALEPLHLGSVRLETPIVQAALSGYSDGPMRRIARRMGASYTLCEVMLDKFLVEASRSRKNRRHLEIADEEHPVGGQLMGADPELFEPAALRLVEVGFDVIDINFGCPVKKVLGRCRGGFHLSQPEVAIEIMQRVRSAVPAEIPVTVKMRRGIDDTPESHDRFYQIFEAAFDNGLAAVTVHGRTVTQRYIGPSKWEFLRELKAFAGDRVVLGSGDLFDAASCLRMMDYTGVDGVTVARGAIGNPWIFKQVAQLAAGLPIEIPTLHEQRSVIAEHFRLAIELYGPEHGCRMMRKFGVQFAELHPEPEAVRDAFVKSKQPSQWMAALDQWYSEDAPGRVPPIEEPNPVCESPSAAR; encoded by the coding sequence GTGAGCGGAATCATTGGCGATGCCAAACACGCCGCCTTGGAGCCGTTGCACCTCGGTTCGGTCCGGTTGGAAACTCCCATCGTGCAGGCAGCACTAAGCGGATATAGCGACGGTCCGATGAGGCGAATTGCCCGCCGAATGGGGGCTTCGTACACACTCTGTGAGGTCATGCTCGACAAATTTCTCGTCGAAGCAAGCCGCAGTCGTAAGAATCGCCGTCACCTAGAGATTGCCGACGAAGAACACCCCGTCGGCGGCCAACTCATGGGAGCCGACCCGGAACTGTTCGAACCCGCTGCTTTGCGGTTGGTCGAAGTGGGTTTCGACGTGATCGACATCAATTTCGGTTGTCCGGTCAAGAAGGTCTTGGGGCGGTGTCGTGGCGGTTTTCACCTCAGCCAACCCGAAGTGGCCATTGAAATCATGCAGCGTGTCCGTTCGGCAGTGCCGGCGGAAATTCCCGTCACCGTCAAAATGCGACGCGGAATCGACGACACGCCCGAAAGCCACGACCGGTTCTACCAGATTTTCGAAGCCGCGTTCGACAACGGTTTAGCTGCCGTCACCGTTCACGGTCGCACGGTGACTCAGCGGTACATCGGCCCGAGCAAATGGGAATTCCTGCGGGAACTCAAGGCGTTCGCCGGCGATCGTGTGGTACTCGGCAGCGGCGATTTGTTCGATGCAGCTAGTTGCCTACGAATGATGGACTACACCGGTGTCGATGGTGTGACCGTTGCCCGCGGTGCGATTGGTAACCCTTGGATCTTCAAGCAAGTCGCACAACTTGCCGCCGGGCTGCCGATCGAGATTCCGACGTTGCACGAGCAACGAAGCGTCATTGCCGAGCATTTCCGTCTGGCGATCGAACTCTACGGCCCCGAACACGGTTGCCGTATGATGCGGAAATTCGGCGTGCAATTCGCAGAACTGCACCCGGAACCCGAAGCTGTCCGCGATGCTTTCGTCAAATCGAAACAGCCATCACAATGGATGGCTGCACTTGATCAATGGTATTCCGAAGACGCACCCGGTCGTGTTCCGCCGATCGAAGAACCAAATCCGGTGTGTGAATCACCGAGTGCCGCTCGCTAA
- the ctaD gene encoding cytochrome c oxidase subunit I, with translation MAAAAISPKRNYLNASYNIWSWFLTVDHKRIAIMYMISITLFFFVGGAAAVALRLELMTPKGDLLISETYNKMFTMHGVMMVFFFLIPSVPAVLGNFLLPLMLGAKDLAFPKLNLMSWYVYMVGGILTLVSIIIGGVDTGWTFYTPYSSTFTNSYVMVMAVGVFIVGFSSILTGLNFLVTIHTMRAPGLTWFRLPLFVWSMYATSVIIMLGTPVVSITILLVAIERAFGFPIFDPNLGGDPLLFQHLFWFYSHPAVYIMILPGMGVVSELITCFSRKRIFGYSFIAFSSLAIAVLGFLVWGHHMFVSGQSIYVGIVFSFLTMLVAVPSAIKVFNWTATLYKGSITWDTPMMYALGFIGLFTIGGLTGLFLGNIALDVHLHDTYFVVAHFHYVMVGGMVMAYLGGIHFWWPKMTGRMYPEWWARVSAVIIFVGFNLTFFPQFLLGYLGMPRRYHIYPEEFQILNVMSSAGASILGIGYLIPLIYLLWSLRYGPKASSNPWNATGLEWITPSPPTTFNFDQTPIVTRGPYEYDVLDEELRKAERGEPADPAKMNQGYIPETTTEESASGH, from the coding sequence ATGGCTGCAGCCGCGATTTCACCGAAACGCAACTATCTCAACGCGAGCTATAATATTTGGTCGTGGTTTCTGACTGTCGACCATAAACGCATCGCGATCATGTACATGATTTCGATCACGCTGTTCTTCTTTGTCGGAGGGGCCGCCGCTGTCGCGTTGCGATTGGAGTTGATGACTCCGAAGGGAGATCTTTTGATCTCCGAGACATACAACAAGATGTTCACCATGCATGGCGTGATGATGGTGTTCTTCTTTCTGATTCCGTCGGTGCCGGCGGTGTTAGGAAACTTCCTGTTACCACTGATGCTCGGTGCAAAAGACCTGGCGTTTCCTAAACTCAACTTGATGAGTTGGTACGTCTATATGGTCGGTGGAATTCTGACATTGGTGTCGATCATCATTGGGGGTGTCGATACCGGTTGGACATTCTATACACCCTACAGTAGTACCTTCACAAATAGCTATGTGATGGTGATGGCTGTGGGTGTGTTTATCGTCGGGTTTTCGTCCATTTTGACGGGGCTAAACTTCCTCGTCACGATTCACACGATGCGAGCCCCCGGACTGACTTGGTTCCGACTTCCGTTGTTCGTGTGGTCGATGTATGCCACAAGTGTCATCATCATGCTCGGGACGCCTGTTGTCTCGATTACGATTTTGCTCGTCGCGATCGAACGTGCGTTTGGGTTTCCGATTTTTGACCCTAACCTTGGCGGTGATCCGCTGTTGTTCCAGCACTTGTTCTGGTTCTACTCCCACCCGGCTGTGTACATCATGATTCTGCCGGGAATGGGCGTTGTCAGTGAGTTGATCACCTGTTTCTCCCGCAAGCGGATTTTCGGTTACTCATTCATTGCGTTCTCGAGTTTGGCGATTGCCGTGCTTGGGTTCCTCGTTTGGGGCCACCATATGTTTGTGAGTGGTCAAAGCATCTATGTCGGAATTGTGTTCTCGTTCCTGACGATGCTTGTAGCCGTGCCATCGGCGATTAAAGTCTTTAACTGGACCGCGACGCTCTACAAAGGTTCCATCACGTGGGACACGCCGATGATGTACGCCTTGGGCTTCATCGGGTTGTTCACGATCGGTGGCCTCACCGGATTGTTCCTGGGGAACATTGCCTTGGACGTGCACCTGCACGATACCTATTTTGTGGTCGCTCACTTCCACTATGTGATGGTGGGCGGGATGGTGATGGCTTACCTCGGCGGAATCCATTTCTGGTGGCCGAAAATGACAGGCCGTATGTATCCAGAGTGGTGGGCTCGTGTTTCCGCCGTGATTATTTTCGTCGGTTTCAACCTCACGTTTTTCCCTCAGTTCCTGCTTGGTTACTTGGGGATGCCACGACGATATCACATCTATCCGGAAGAGTTTCAAATCCTGAATGTGATGTCATCCGCTGGGGCTTCGATTCTCGGCATTGGTTACTTAATCCCGTTGATTTATTTGCTATGGTCGTTGCGGTACGGTCCCAAAGCGAGCAGCAATCCGTGGAATGCAACCGGTCTGGAGTGGATTACGCCTTCTCCGCCCACCACGTTCAACTTCGACCAAACTCCCATCGTGACGCGAGGGCCGTATGAGTACGATGTGTTGGACGAAGAACTACGGAAAGCCGAACGCGGCGAACCAGCCGATCCCGCCAAGATGAATCAGGGATACATTCCTGAAACAACAACAGAGGAGTCAGCGAGTGGCCACTGA
- a CDS encoding site-2 protease family protein yields the protein MNAHDNFWMWSIPFGTWFGVRVRISIWLPLIVLYIFLRLPWPLNFALAAIGFVSILLHEFGHIFAARLTGGSGEDILMWPLGGLAFVRPANSTFAQLLTHGGGLLVNLALCLLAIVPVSQSGSLGAAFYPFLVPIHNITSWPQDVAILTCWLNWVLILFNLIPVMPLDGGQMVRSIAASHVGSRRAVEIGTMVGFVVGAVFMLIGIFVPDGATIRGASVVLFGSLIFISNLIERHQMQQTDVYDDSFLGYDFSQGYTSLEREEGAERRPGPIARWRKRRQEEKEQKRLLEQAEVERELDTLLEKVHTQGMQSLTESEKRRLKKASNRYKQKGTGSE from the coding sequence ATGAATGCTCATGACAATTTCTGGATGTGGTCGATTCCATTCGGCACCTGGTTTGGCGTGCGTGTACGAATCAGCATTTGGCTGCCGCTGATCGTACTGTACATCTTCCTGCGTCTCCCGTGGCCTTTGAATTTCGCGTTGGCGGCGATCGGGTTCGTCTCGATTTTGCTGCACGAGTTCGGGCACATCTTCGCCGCTCGCCTCACCGGTGGTTCCGGGGAAGACATCCTCATGTGGCCGCTCGGGGGTTTGGCATTTGTGAGACCGGCAAATTCGACGTTTGCCCAGTTACTCACACATGGCGGCGGGCTCCTCGTCAACCTAGCGTTGTGCTTGCTGGCGATTGTCCCGGTTTCGCAGTCCGGTTCCTTGGGAGCGGCGTTCTATCCCTTTCTAGTACCGATTCACAACATCACCAGTTGGCCACAGGACGTGGCGATACTGACTTGCTGGCTCAACTGGGTTCTCATCTTGTTCAACCTGATTCCAGTGATGCCGCTCGACGGTGGTCAAATGGTGCGGTCGATCGCGGCTTCGCATGTTGGAAGTCGTCGGGCGGTCGAAATCGGCACGATGGTCGGTTTTGTTGTTGGTGCGGTATTCATGTTGATCGGGATTTTCGTTCCTGATGGAGCCACAATTCGTGGGGCCTCCGTGGTGCTGTTCGGATCGTTGATCTTCATCTCGAACCTCATCGAACGACACCAGATGCAACAAACCGACGTCTACGATGATTCGTTTCTCGGCTACGATTTTTCGCAGGGCTACACCAGCCTGGAACGCGAAGAGGGTGCCGAACGCCGACCAGGACCCATCGCCCGGTGGCGGAAACGTCGACAGGAAGAAAAAGAACAAAAACGCTTGCTCGAACAGGCCGAAGTGGAGCGTGAACTCGATACACTTCTCGAAAAAGTTCACACCCAAGGGATGCAATCGCTCACCGAGAGTGAAAAACGGCGTCTCAAAAAAGCCAGCAATCGCTATAAACAGAAGGGAACGGGGTCAGAGTGA
- a CDS encoding four helix bundle protein, whose product MAVQSVRELTVYRKAYRTAMTIFWLSREFPVEERYALTSQIRRSSRSVCNNLREAWAKRRYEAHFLSKLTDCDGENAETETSLDFAKDCKYITLEQHQNLSMACREIGRMLGAMIKNPQPFLIKPL is encoded by the coding sequence GTGGCGGTTCAGTCGGTCAGGGAGTTGACGGTTTACCGGAAAGCGTACCGAACAGCGATGACGATTTTTTGGTTGTCGCGTGAATTTCCAGTCGAAGAACGCTACGCTTTGACCTCTCAGATTCGACGATCCTCACGGTCAGTCTGCAACAATCTGAGAGAGGCTTGGGCGAAACGACGGTACGAGGCCCATTTCCTGAGTAAGTTGACCGACTGCGATGGCGAGAACGCCGAGACTGAAACCTCGCTCGATTTCGCCAAAGACTGCAAATATATCACTCTCGAACAACATCAGAACCTCAGCATGGCGTGCCGGGAAATTGGCCGAATGCTTGGGGCAATGATCAAGAATCCGCAACCATTTCTGATAAAACCGCTGTAA
- a CDS encoding c-type cytochrome yields the protein MDSRIIQFGLGLLALGAMVGCDQNMIDQPRYEPLEASEFFQDGQSSRPIISGTVARGKLKVDEEFFTGRVDGEPVRGLPDRALDGKTMKELLARGQERYQIFCMPCHGISGNADGMVVKRGFPRPPSFVSGDDGERLRGVGEGHFFGVITNGIGRMYPYASQIPPDDRWAIAAYIRALQLSHHASVDALPADLKDKLQSAPESKE from the coding sequence ATGGATTCCAGAATTATCCAATTCGGTTTAGGACTGCTCGCTCTCGGAGCGATGGTTGGCTGCGATCAAAATATGATCGATCAGCCGCGGTACGAACCGTTGGAAGCGAGCGAATTCTTCCAAGACGGGCAATCGTCCCGCCCGATCATTTCCGGCACTGTTGCCCGAGGAAAACTCAAAGTCGACGAAGAATTCTTCACCGGCCGAGTTGACGGTGAACCCGTTCGCGGGCTTCCGGATCGGGCGTTGGACGGCAAGACAATGAAAGAATTGCTGGCCCGTGGTCAGGAGCGATATCAGATTTTCTGTATGCCCTGTCATGGAATCTCTGGCAACGCTGATGGCATGGTCGTCAAACGGGGATTCCCAAGACCGCCATCCTTCGTCAGTGGCGACGATGGCGAGCGATTGCGGGGCGTGGGCGAAGGGCACTTTTTCGGTGTGATCACCAACGGCATTGGCCGGATGTATCCATATGCCTCGCAAATTCCCCCGGATGATCGCTGGGCCATCGCTGCGTACATTCGAGCATTGCAATTGAGCCATCATGCGTCCGTCGATGCATTGCCGGCCGACTTGAAAGATAAACTGCAATCCGCACCGGAGAGCAAAGAGTAA